The window cccaaggtgcaggactttacattttttatcactgaattgtagcagccactttttgttccatacttgtagcttggtgaggtcttcttgtaggaaatctgcagtcaagggctTAATGTTGGTAATACAAGTCTGTGTCACAAGAACAAGACAGACCATAGCCCCTAAATGAACACAAAATCAGCATTCCCACAGACCAGACATCGTTTCTGACAGGGATGCTGGAACCGGGCATAAAGACCAAACCTCATAAATACCACAGACAAGCGAGCACATCCCAAAATGAACGCCGGAAACAGAAACGATCGATACAGACTCACCGAAACCACCTGAGCCGAAAGTATAAGAACCATAACTCCTCAACGCTCAATGAGGAATCTAAACATGGGATCGCTCACTTGACGCCAACCTCTATAAATACCATAAAAGAAGACACTCAATACGAAGGAAGATGCTGCAAGACTCGACTCACCCACACGCCCTACGACTGCGctgggaggacagggaaggggtcACTCATGCCCAGGTAGCTGCTGTACTTGCCGGAGTAGTAGAGGAGACGATACATGCCAGGCTGCTGCAGTAACTCGTCAttgaaggtaaactgtggaagggagaagatgagaaggaTTGTATAATGTAGGGGAATGGAAGGACTgtggtaaaggttaggttaggttaaggggaaatgagaagggatgtaggttaggttagggggaaatgagaagagatgtaggttaggttaggttaggttagagggaaaagaagaggaatatagtaggttaggttaggttaggataagggaaaagagaaggcatataatacgttaggttaggttaggaggaaaggagaaggattgtagtaggttaggttaggaataaaagagaaggaatgtaGGTTGGgttaggaataaaagagaaggaatgtaggttaggttatgttaggagaaggaaaggaatgtgtagcgtgagggaaaagggaaggaatgactaGTAAGATAAATTGAAGTTttggaagataggaaaaaagtcGTCTATGAATAGTGTCGCGAATGAGTGGAACAAGTCAAGCAGATATAAAATTAATAATACCATCTTGTAGAGGAGAAACAAAGGGATGTACAGCAGATGAATTCAAGTttcagaagatagaaaaaaagtcaTCTATGAATAGTGGATGATTTAATTTAGTTCCAGAAGTGTCTTGATGCCATAGAGACTGAGACCACAACTAACAGAGAACACAGACTCTCGCTCACCTGGTAGACTTGTGTTTGCTGGCCACCGGGAGAGGGCTGGGGGAGGTACATGTAGGTGATGTATTGGTGCATGGAGGTGAAGTCAACCTGTGGAAAGGAGAGACACAGCACACTCAACTTACATACAGAAAGACTACAAAAACTGAACCTACCTATACTGGCTGGGGTGACATGATTAGGCAATACAAATGTGAGTGggcattgttgttattattaggaACAAAAAACTGAGCAATGAAGAGTGTATACAGATCACCTGGCGAGTACCTAAGAGAGAGcaataggaagataaagaggaggaggaggaggaagtgtcagAGGAAATTAAGAGTAGAAGTGAAAGTAGGGAACAAAAAGAGCAatgagaaggaagattaggacaaggaaaatgaggagaggaggaagaggaaatcaacAACAGACAAGAGATTAAACAAAGCAatgaaaagtgggaaaaaaatagCCGAAACAAACACCACAAGTACCTTATAGAGCGCCACGTAGTCAGAGGGTGAGGTGATTACGTCCGAATCGAGGGTGAACTTGACTGGTCCGCCCTCGCCCAGCAACCACGTTCCCGGTTCATGGAAGTGGACACAGCGATCCTCATGGTTGGCGAACATCTGCATCGGGACGAAACATTAAAACATGATGAAGTGAGTAATACAATGTAAAATAAAGGAAACCAATGAGCAACAACTTAGCCTAGATCTCACTTAGCGATCTCCACCTTTATCTTGTAGTGTGCCCTGACTGGCCGGTGGTCGGACTGCATGTACTCCTGCACCGCCTCGTAGCTGCTCTGCTCCACACCCAGCTTCACATTCTCATAGGCATCCACATGAACCTGGTGGAGGATGCGGTCCGTCCACGCTGGCCGCcgcctgtgtgggtgtgtgaaagATTGTCGTCACGTCACAAGGTGAGTTTAACCAAGCATCTATACTTATCCACTCTTACCCTTCCACTACTATACCGAATAAGCGACAACACAAACCACGACTCACATCAGATCATACTCCTGTGTGTCTTCGAGGTACTTATAGGTCAGAGGAAGGAGAGTTTAACCAGGCATCTATACTTTATCCACTCTTACCCTTCCACTACTATACAGAATAAGCGACAGAACACAAACCACGACTCACATCAGATCATGCTCCTGCGCGTCTTCGAGGTGCTTATaggttagaaaggaaggagagtttaACCAGGTATCTACATACTTTATCCTGTCTCACCCTTCCACTATTGTACCGAATAAGCGACAGAACACAAACCACGACTCACATCAGATCATACTCCTGCGTGTCCTCGAGGTACTTATAGGTCGGGGGGAAGGTGAGTTTGCCCTCCGTGAACATGGAGAACGCATCGCCCCTCTTCTGCGCCTGCCTCAGCTCGTCCGCCTCCGCCAGTGCCGACAGGTTGCCCTCGGTGATGTGCTTGGCGATGGCCTCGATAGTCATGTGTCCCTCAAACCGGAAGTTGACATCCCCTAACCAGAAGACATAGctgtgaagaaaggggaagacataggcgtgaggagaggaagaaaagaagaccgCAGTGAGAAGACTTATGGTGTTTAAGATATAGTGTTGAAGAAGACAAGGCTGTGAGGAGGAATAAGGTGTTTGATACAGTCAGATCACCAGGACATGGAGAATAGTGTATGACCTTAGTTCCAGAGATGTCTTGATGCCATAGAGACTTAGACCACTACTAACACAGAACACGGACTCTCGCTCACCTGGTAGACTTGTGTTTGCTGGGTGTTTATATATAGCTTAGTGGGATCCCAAACATACATATGAAAATGACCCCTCTTCTGgcctttcgttttgttttcctttgtcgtagcagtgtttagcgggcctttttgttaccattttcgttttttccccttgaactgcctccctcgctataaaaaaaagcatacacCCACAAGGGACATGCCTCAGAAACACCAAATTAACACTCACTCATGGTAGAGGATGTTCGAGGTCTCAGTGACAGGGAACTGGATGCCGTCGATGATCGCATTGAAGTTGTCGATGCGCTCCTTGTAACCCGCATCGTGTGGGGCCAAGTGACAGTTGACGATGCACACCGAACACCCATAGAGAGAAAACCTGATGCTGGTGGCCCCCTTGTTACCctgtgtggggggaaggagggggggacagCTGATTATGTGGGTACTTTaggtatgggaaaggaagaggagacagagaaagaggagaaggaggaggtgcaagaggaaatcaaggatgaaaggaaaaggaggaaggggaagaggaaggagtgtcaGAGGAAAGTTagggtggaggaaaaaggaagacgtggaggaggaagagagagagagaggaagagaaagcgaaggaagtGTCAGACGAAGTTAAGGGTGGAATTAAAAgtaaagaatataaataagaatgaggaggaagacgaggacataaagaaaaaaagtgcaaatatatatccaaataaaccagaaaacaaaagaaacatcCAAGAAACACCTACAAAAACAACAAACCAttcaaaaacaaacacataactcggtaaaaaaaaagtataaaaaataaaacaaacaagaaaactacCTACCCAGAGTCCACCAAAGCCCGTCCGCACAACACAGGTATGAATGTCCCTCAGGTGCGGCAGGTGGTGGCGCTTGACGAAGATATTGGTCACCAGGCCCTGCAGTCGCTCGCCGGCCACTCGGACATAGTTGTGAGGCCCGACCACCTCCCTCAGTGCATTGGTCCAGGGCTCCTCAAACAGCGCGTCCATGATCACGTTCTGGGGCTGTGACTTCACCTCCTGCAGcctaaagaaagaaggaggactTGTTAGTGTTCTGAGGTGTGTGTTGTTATAGTATACCATCAAACAGTATCCATGATTACATTCTGGGGCTGACTTCACCTTCTGCAGtctaaatgaggaagaaggactTGTTAGTGTTCTGCAATGGTGTGTTCTGTTGCAGTATACCCTTAAACAGTGCATCCATgatcacaaaggagattagacaAGTTCTCAttagagttttttttatattcacggtgcagaagcctcgtcaaattatcactaggctcattaaactacccatggaagtacccacagtctctacgaaagccttagcaaatgtgGGTGCATAAGGCCCAAAAATGTTTAATATGGGTTCAGGAATATAAGTCAACCAGGAATGGAAGAACAAGGACCAGCAAAAAAATGTACACACCCAATGATGTAGATGTCCGGCAGGGTGGCGTCCAGTCCTCGCTTGATGACCGGCCCCTTGCTCACCCCCAGGAGGGCATGGAGGTCCTGGTCGGGCCATGTCGTCTCAACGTTCCAGGTGTAGCACGCAACCCTGGGCCACACGAGGGGAGAAAGTAGGTACCTATGTAGAAGAGTTTCAGGGctcctcttttgttttgcttttttttacaccTCTCCACCCAGAAATGACCTCTTATTTAGTGTAGAGAGAAAggtcagtattataagacactttcacttctcacatcacctatttctaaaggtcaaagaggggatcaataaggttctaatgagtgttttttaggttcaaggtacagaagaagggtcaaactaccaccagggtcataaaacttctcctggaaatgccccaaactctaacggaagccttggcaaatatgtgaacttgggaacCGAAATGCTTGAAAATACGGCCCACAGAGTTAACCTTTCATTGGTGCTTTTATATAGTGATTGGTGTGGTGCAAGGCTTTGAAGGCTCCTTTTGGCACTTACTTTATTGTCTCCATGTCTCTTGTGCTCCTCCTCAGGGCATGAGTGTGTGGGTCTGCTCAGTCTGGTGGGGAGGTACGTAAATAAATCTCTCAATACCTGCAACATATTTTCATCATAAACAATTAAACTTAGCCATCTAACCAAACTCGGtctcacctaacctaatttaactagCTACATACATCAAATCTATCCATAACTATTACATGCATTCAACATAAACAAACTACAAATCTCAACAAACTTCATTtcgttggcttttttttttttttttgtactctttttgttgcccttgagccgtgtcctttaatgtaaaaaaaaatctcaccaaacctaacctagTTAAATCTAAtctaactaacttaacctaacgtaacctacctaacggggGCTTCATGCTCAACGACCCCCATAACAGGgaaggcttcgcccccctcgatccTAATTCTATTTTCCTAATGtcatttgttactgcactgcattcagggaccaaaaaagaatCCATGTAGTAAGTATTAACTTCACAAGAGGTGGCTACCCTCTCATTAATATTAACCAAATtcaacaaacctaaccaaactccGCCCCACCTCACCCAacttaactcggtagcagcgacaggccaaatttgtggctttactgtgtagcagcgacgggccaaatttttgccatgatataaaccaaaaaaataggttacataaactgatcacaaatgcatttatATATtgtaaaatggtttgtgtgagtgatgattttttctcatttctctcgctttgaggagcctttaagaaacatgatccccgcagctaccaggttaacctgaCCTAACTCAACTATATCTATCcagataatattcacgaaagcgtagtcTCGTCTGGCAGCGGCCACGGCGGCAGTCCAGCCAGTATTGCAagagcgccccccccccccctggttaggaggttatgtaaagttcagttgtagtagtttaaatacactcccccacccaaaaccctcaATTCCTCACGGGTGTTCAAGTTGATCCTCTcagcgagctattttgcggctgcggcggagggtccacaaaaggcattgaaaagtcaatcattttgTGATTTCCGGAAAAAATACTACagtatcatattttgtccagaaataagcagtcagcatctcgaaaTTAGTACCTTGGCTACACTTCCGTGAATATTCCCCATCTATCCCAACCATACCCGTGTCCCACTGACAAAATGCAATAAAGGTGAGGGCACGAGGCTTGGGTGAGGGCACGAGGCTTGGGTAAAGGTAGGGAGGCTAGGGTGAGGGCAGAGAGGCTTGGGGTAAGAGTAAAAAGGCTGGGGTAAAGGTAGGAGAGATTAGGGCAAGGGCGGGCGAGGCACGACACGGCAAAACAcacacttctccctcttctctccttttgacCTCTATCGCTCTGTgggtcctcctctcttcctcctcctcctgatcctctctTGCACCTCTTCACGCTCCTctatttccttattcctctttaacGAAATGACTTTGCTTATCACAAGATTGTAAACACTAAGCACAGCGACCACGAGCCTAACCAcggacacactcacacaaacacacactcacacacacacacacacacttgtcagaCTTTTCCCGTGTTCTCTACTTATACGTGTGTCAGTACTtgtagggccgtattactaaacatttcattgcccaagttcacatatttgacaaggctttcgtaggagtttggggcatttccagctgGAGTAGTTCTATGATCGAcccagtgtgacccttcctctttaccatgaacttgtagaaacactcattagaacccgattgaccccctctttgacctttagaaatatataatgtgagaagcgaaagtgtcttgtaataccgcaagttttacagtccaatacaggaagtttgtgagctccccaaccaaacacaaaatacgacgaaaattccttgtttggcgttgatataaaaaggaggaaattttaggaaaccacacatcaggaaatctctttattagtacctGATATTGAgtggaaataacggatcattgaggagaatacAGCTTGTTTTGGGAGCTTTATGACTCGGTGTTGTCCTGTCGAAGTGGCCCATCATGTACTGCCTgccctgggggttgggatggcaggttcctcccttctcctttgttgtatacctgcaacaataaactatcagtcaatcaatcaatcaatctttcccGCTGTCGTGTTTCTCCGCGTCCTTCTATTTCTGGCAgtccgttttgtttacaaaccaaAAGGCGAACTGCTATGAACACGGAACCGTGTACGCATGCAGCTGGTCGCGTAAGACAATTTTGTTTCTAGAAAATAGCAAGATGGTATTTGCCGTAAATTTACTgatgaatcactgcatgaaggctaGTTTAATTATTGGTCCTTCACCTCAGGTATTACAAAACAGCTCTGTACTGGGTTCATTGATgttttcctatgaaagaataaaacagtGGAGGGACAGCCATGTACTACACCTGACCAGCAGTGTAGTACACGGATCCGTTCGTGTTCATAGCGTAAACAAAACAGACGGCCAGAAATAGAGGACGCGGAGAAACACGACACCGCCTCACACATTAACAATGTGTCCACACGCAAGTATattggtgtccacctctccagtAACCTAAAGTTCAACACTCTGTACCTAGCCGTGCAGCAGCCAGCGCTCGTCACGCGGCACGTGCCGCCCTTTGAGCTGCAGGCCGCGGCAGGTGCCAGACCAGTCTAACTAGCCGACACTCCCTCACACGCGCTGAGGCCAATGAAACAAGCACTCTGCTCGTTCAGGAGGCATGGAAAAGTGGTCGCCTTGACACCCGACTAAAACCCGGATGCACGCCAGAGCGACAAACTAATGCATTGCAGGACGGAGAGGACGTGAAGCACATCTTTCTGTAGCCTAGATCAGGGGCGCACCCAGCAGAACTGTAAAAGTGTAGGGGGGGAGGCCACATAAGTGGACAAATTGTCGCCACTTGAAAAGCGGCGAGTCCATAGCGAGCGAGGCGAGCCAAATCAGCTGCGGGGTTCGGGatgttgaaaaattgatattGCCGGGCAAGGTAAAGCTTTCTATTTACCTTGTTGCCAGGTGCACTTTCCTGCTGTCAAAGTGAAAAACTGGGACTTTTGTCCCagtttttcgttttgactctcagaaagtggacattctagcagatgggggggggggggtcgtccgaCCCCTTGAACCCCCTCTGAGTACGGCCCTGTATATTTTTCCAACAATAGAAAGTATAAAATGTGTACTATACACGCAACTCATGCCTTCTGTCTTGAACTCCTCCATCAGACAGACGAATAAGGctaaggaaggatgaggaaggataaagataagggagggtaagggagtcgTGTTTAAACCAATACAAAAGTTATCACTATCAGTACAATCTTCTAGCTAAGACAACCTACAACAGCTAAAACTAGTGCATATATTGGAAAATCAAGTCCACTCGATCACATCAACTTCCAGAGCCAGGCAGTAAGACAAGAGAGCGCAAGCATAAGGGAACCGTATCTAAGAAGTTCAACATCAATACACGACCTTCTAACTATGATACAACCCACAACCTATAAAATTAATGCATATAAAGGTGATTCATATCCTCTCCCATCAATTTCCAGAGGCAGGTGGTGAGAAACGAGGGCGCAGGCGtgacagaagggagagagggagggaagggcgagggATAGGGCGAGTTAACATTGATTTTCACGAACAGTACTGGCTGGCGAGGGGGAGAAGGAGCGATGTCCAGGCGAAGAGACGACCCTCTGCAAGACCTGTAAGTTACggtaagataaggaagaggaggaagaggaagaggaggaggaggaggaagaggaagagaaggaggaggaggaggaaggtttaggttggggagtttgtgtgtgtgtgtgtgtgtgtgtgtgtgtgtgtgtgtgtgtgaatttggttttcatgtgtgtgtgtgtgtgtgtatgtgtgtgtgtgtgtgtgtgtgttatgtcaccctactcctcctcctcctcttcctgctcctcctcgtcatcttccttccttccacccaccaccaccgcctcctcctcctcttcctcctcctcgtcatcataaTCATCCCATTCACATATTCTGGAAAGGTcttgaaggagggggaaggaggaacatagtaagggaagggaagggaaggggaaggaaaggaaaggaaagggaaagaaaaggaagagaggggagagagaggggagagagcggGGAAGTGAGTCAGctctacacccacacacacacacacacacacacaccacacacacacaccatcgtagaagtagtagtagtagtagtagtagtagtaatttcactattgttattgtttttgt is drawn from Eriocheir sinensis breed Jianghai 21 chromosome 11, ASM2467909v1, whole genome shotgun sequence and contains these coding sequences:
- the LOC126996857 gene encoding phosphatidylinositol 4,5-bisphosphate 5-phosphatase A-like; the protein is METIKVACYTWNVETTWPDQDLHALLGVSKGPVIKRGLDATLPDIYIIGLQEVKSQPQNVIMDALFEEPWTNALREVVGPHNYVRVAGERLQGLVTNIFVKRHHLPHLRDIHTCVVRTGFGGLWGNKGATSIRFSLYGCSVCIVNCHLAPHDAGYKERIDNFNAIIDGIQFPVTETSNILYHDYVFWLGDVNFRFEGHMTIEAIAKHITEGNLSALAEADELRQAQKRGDAFSMFTEGKLTFPPTYKYLEDTQEYDLMRRPAWTDRILHQVHVDAYENVKLGVEQSSYEAVQEYMQSDHRPVRAHYKIKMFANHEDRCVHFHEPGTWLLGEGGPVKFTLDSDVITSPSDYVALYKVDFTSMHQYITYMYLPQPSPGGQQTQVYQFTFNDELLQQPGMYRLLYYSGKYSSYLGMSDPFPVLPAQS